CGCGCCGGTTCTATCCCGAGCTGTTCGGTTGGACCGGTCGGATCGACCCGCAGCCCGAGGCGGGCGGCTACACGGTCTTCCTGCTCGGCGGGCGGACGGTGGCGGGCGCGGGTCCGCCGGCCGTCCCCGACCAGGTGCCGATCTGGTCGACGTACCTGGCGACCGACGACGCGGACCTGGTCGCCGGCCGGGTCGAGCGGGCCGGCGGGCAGGTCGTGGTGCCCCCGTTCGAGGTCTTCGACCAGGGGCGGATGGCGGTCTTCGCCGACCCGGCCGGTGCGACGTTCAGCGTCTGGCAGCCGATGTCGATGCCCGGGGCCGAGGTCTTCGACGTCCCGGGTGCGCTGACCTGGACCGAGCTGGTCACCCCCGACCCGGAGGGCGCGAAGGTCTTCTACGAGCTGGTCTTCGGCTGGCACCCGGACGACCAGCGGGCGGGCCCGGTCACGTACACCGGCTGGCGGCTCGGCACCCGGATCGTGGCCGGCATGGTGCCACCGCTCGGCGACGGGTTCCCCGCGGACACGCCCGCGTACTGGTCGGTGTACTTCGCCGTGGCCGACGCCGACGCGGCCGCCGCCCGCGCCGCCGAACTCGGCGGCACCATCCTGGTCCCGCCCCAGACCACCCCGGCGGGCCGCTACGCCGCCCTCCGCGACCCCCACGGCGCCCTCTTCAACATCCTCACCCGCCCCTGAGCCCCTCCACCCCGTCGATCGAGCAGTTCGGGTGGGCGTTTCGCGCCCACCCGCCCCTTTCGCGGGGCACCACAACTGCATGATCGACGCGGAAAGGAGGGGCGCGGGGGGCGGGGCGGCGGGGCGGGTCAGTGGTGGGGGCGGACCGGGACCACCAGGGGGCCGTGGTCGCCGTCGATGACGCGGACCGTGGCGCGGTACCAGGTGGCGAGGAGTTGCTCGGTGAGCACCTCGCGGGGGGTGCCGGCGGCCACCACCCGGCCGTCGGCCAGCAGCACCATGCGGTCGGCGTACTCGCCGGCGATCGAGAGGTCGTGCATGGTGGCGAGCACCGTCAGGCCGTGCTCGCGGCGTAGCCGGTCGACCAGCTCCAGCACCTCCTGCTGGTGGCCGATGTCCAGGGCGCTGATGGGCTCGTCCAGCAGCAGCAGGGTCGCGCCCTGGGCCAGCGCGCGGGCCAGGAAGACCCGCTGCCGCTCGCCGCCGGAGAGGGTGGCCAGCTCCCGGTCGTGGAACCCGGCCAGGTCCAGCCCGTCGAGCACCTCGTGGGCGGCGGCCAGGTCGGCGGCGGACTCCCGGCCCAGCGGCGCGATGTAGGGGGTGCGGCCCAGCAGCACGTAGTCGAACACCGACATGCCGGCCGGCACGACCGGGGACTGGGCCACGGTGGCGACCACCCGGGCGCGGTCGCGGCGGCGCAGCGCCTCGCTCGGCGTACCGAAGAGGGAGACGGCGCCCGGCGCGGGCAGCAGGCCGCCGACGGCGCGCAGCAGGGTCGACTTCCCGGCGCCGTTCGGGCCGATCACGGTGACCCACTCGCCGGGGGCCACGGTCAGGTCGACGCCGGCCAGGATCGGCGTGCCGTCCAGGCGCACGTGCAGGTCGCGCACCTCGACGGCGGGCACGGTGGCCGCGTCGGGGGTCCGCACGGCCCCACCGTCCGCCGGCCGCGCGGCCGGCACGCGCCGCGCGCTCACCCGAGCACCCGGCGGGAGGTACGCAGCACCAGGACGAAGAACGGGCCGCCGAGCAGCGCGGTGACCACGCCGATCGGGATCTCCGACGGGGCGGCGGCGGTACGGGCCACCACGTCGGTCAGGGCCAGGAAGGCGCCGCCGAAGAGCAGCGACAGCGGCAGGATCACCCGGTAGCTCGACCCGGCGAGCAGCCGGACGGTGTGCGGCACGATGATCCCGACGAAGCCGATGAGGCCGGACGCGGAGACGGCGGCGGCGGTGCCGAGCGAGGCGGCGGCGATGAGCAGGTAGCGGGACCGCTGCGGGTGCAGCCCGAGGCTCGCGGCCTCGTCGTCGCCGACGGAGAGCACGTCGAGCTCCCGCCGGTGCAGCAGCACCACCAGGGCGGTGAGCAGGAAGTACGGGAGCACCAGCCGCACGTCGTGCCAGCCGGCGGTGGCGAGCCGCCCGAGCAGCCAGGAGTAGACCTGCTGGATGCTGTCGGAGTTGCGTTGCAGCAGGTAGGTCTGCCCGGCCGAGAGGAACGCGGAGACGGCCACCCCGGCGAGGATCAGCGTGGCCGTGGAGCGGCCGCGCCCGCCGGAGGCGCCCAGCAGGTAGGTCATCGCCACCGCGCCGATCGAGCCGACGAACGCGGCCAGCGGGATGGTGAGCGGCAGCCCGGTCAGCGCGCCACCCGCCCCGGCGCCGAGGGTGATCACGGCCGTGACCGCGAGCCCGGCCCCGGCCGCCACCCCGAGCAGGTACGGGTCGGCCAGCGGGTTGCGGAACACGCCCTGGTAGCAGCCGCCGGCCAGGGCCAGCAGCCCGCCGACCAGCAGCCCGAGCACCACCCGGGGCAGCCGCAGCTCGGTGACGATGGCGATCTCCCGCTCGGTCAGCCCGCTGTCGAGGCGTACCCCGGGAATGAGGTTGAGCAGCTCGGCCGCGACGCTGCCCGGCGGCAGGCTGACCGGGCCGAGGGACACCCCGGCCACCAGCGCGACGAGGACCGCGGCGACGCCGGCGACGAGCCAGCGGGGCCGCAGCCCGGCGGGCCGGGACGCGGGGAGCGTCCCGGCCCGCCGGGCGGACGGCGCCTTCACGGGCGGACTGCTCACGGACGGGTGCGGGTCACGCCGGGACCTTGGCGGTCGCGTCGACGATCACACGCAGCAGCTCCACCACGCGGGGTCCCCAGCGGGAGGCGACGTCGTCGTCGAGGGCGACGATCTGGTTGTTCTTGACGGCGGTGACGCCGGCCCAGCCGCCGCGCGCCTTGACCGTCTCCGCGCTCTGCTTGCAGCACTTGGTGTCGGCGAGGAAGACGAAGTCCGGGTCGGCCTTGACGATGACCTCCTGCGAGAGCTGCGGGTAGCCGCCCTGCTTGCCGTCGGCGTCGGACGCGTCGGCGATGTTCTCCAGACCCACCATCGTGTAGAGCGAGCCGATGAAGGTCTTGCTGGTGGCCGTGTAGAGCTCCGGGCCCAGCTCGTGGAAGTAGGTCAGCTTCTCGGCGCGCTTCGGCAGGTCGGCGACCAGCTTGGCGATGTCGTCCTTCATCCGCTTGGTCACGTCGGCCGCCTCGCCCGCGTGGCCGGTGAGGGTACCCAGGTCCGTGATCTGCCGGTAGGTGTCCTCCAGCGTGGTCGCCGCCGGGTTCAGCAGGACGGGGATCTTCAGCGCGGTGAGCTGCTCGACGATCTTGTTGGTGTCGTTGGCGAGCACCACCAGGTCGGGGCTCTTGCCGGCGATCGCCTCGGCGTTCGGCTGGTAGCCGGAGAGGTCGCTCTTCGGGGCGTCGGCCGGGAAGTTCGACTGGTCGTCGACGGCGGTCACCTGCTTGCCGGCGCCGATGGCGAAGAGCATCTCGGTGGCCGTCGGGCTGAGCGAGACGATCTTCTCGGGCCGCTTCTCCAGGGTCACCGAGCCGACGGTGGCCGGGAAGGCGGCGCCGGCCGAGCTGGCGCCGGCGGCGGGGGTGTCGTCGGAGCTCTTCTCGGCGCAGGCGCCGAGGGCGAGCGCGGCCACCGCGAGGGTCGCGGCGAAGAGCCGGGGGGTACGTCTGAGCACGGGTCCTCCTGTCGGTCGAGGAGCGTGGTGCTTCGCCGACAGGGAGCGGTGGCGCCCGTCCGCGAGGCGCCCTTCCTCGAGAGCGCGAGTCGCGACCACGGACGCAGGCGACCTGGCTCGTCCCCGCCGCGACCCGGCCTTCGGCCGGGGTGGCGGGACATCACAGTTGCGGGACAGCGCCGGGCTCGCACCGGCTTCGCTGCGCGTGGTCGGTAGAACGGTAGCGCACGCCCCGGACGTGCCTCGTCGATCCAGGGCGTATCGGCGCTCGTTGATCACCAACGGCAGCGATATGCCCTGGATCGACGTCTGCTGGGAGGGTGGTGGGGCCCCGCCGGGGCGGAGCGGGGCCCCACCGGGTCAGGAACTGGTGATGGTGACGTTGTCCACAGCCGCCTCGACCAGGCTCGCGCCCGAGGCGTCCGCCGCCTCGACGAGGATCCGCACCGACTGACCGGCGTACGGGGTCAGGTTGGCGTTCGCCACCGCCCAGGCGCCGTTGCGGTTGGTGGCCGCCCCGGACTGGGTGAACAGGGCCGTGGTGCCGCCGTTGTGCACCACGCTCACCCGCAGGTAGTCGGCCGACGAGGCGTTCGAGCCGTGGGCCAGGTACCAGGCGAGGGAAAGGGTCAGCGTGCCGCTCGACGGCAGGGTCACCGCCGGCGACCGGGCGCTGGTCACGCCGCCGTCGAGGTCGTGGTCACCGGCCGCCGTGCCGGCCAGCGGGCCGGTGACGAGGTCGTTGGCGCCGGCGTACGGGGCGAGCTGCTTCGCCCCGCTGGAGTTGGTCGCCTGGGCGGCGCCCCGCTCCCACACCCCGAGGGTCGCGGTGTCGGTGCCGTTCGGGTTGACGGTCCAGCCGGTGGCCGTCTCGAAGGTGTCCGACCAGACCGTGGTGCCGCCGCCACCGCCGCAGTACTGCGCCTGCTTGCCGATCGCCCGGTACGGGCAGTCGGCGTACTCGCTGAGCAGCAGGACCGCCTCCCGGTTCCGCGAGGTCTGGGCGGGGATCACCTCGTCGGGCGGGTAGAAGCCGCCACCGCCGGCCGAGCCGGGGTACATCTCGAAGGTGTACGCCCAGATGCCGTGCTGGCCCCACATCCAGTCGATGCTGTCCCCGTCGGTGATGTAGAGGTCGCTCGACTGCTGCGGGGTGTAGCCATTGGTGTTCGCCATCTGCTGGCCCAGGGTGGCGAAGGTGTTGTACTGGTCGGCGCTCATCCCCGGCGCGGTGTTGTTGTACGTGTAGCCGAAGGGCCACAGCACCAGCTCCGAGTAGGTGTGGAAGTCGATGTTCGCCTTGATCTGCTGCGTGCCGCCGACGACCCGGCTGTTGACGAAGTTCCGCAGCGCCTGGGTCTCCGGCGCGGAGAACGCCGACGGGCCCCGGTAGGTGTCCGACGAGGTCGAGCCGGACGAGCCGCCGCAGCAGCCCCACTGGTAGGACCAGTTGCGGTTCAGGTCGGTGCCGACGTACGACGAGCCGCTGTTCGGCTGCCGGTTCTTGCGCCAGGACCGGTAGGAGCCGGTGGCGATGTCGTACTCGCTGCCGTCCGGGTTGACGGTCGGCACGATCCAGATCTCCCGGCTGTTCACGATGCTGGTGACCCGGGAGTCGCTGCCGTAGCTGTCGGTGAAGAGGTTGAGCAGGTAGATCGCCATCTCGACGGTCAGGTGCTCGCGGGCGTGCTGCTGGGAGTTGAACAGGATCTCCGGCTCGTTCTCGTCGCTGGCGACGTTGTCGGAGATCTTCACCGCCATCAGGTCCCGACCCTCGTACGAGGAGCCGATGCTGATCTTCCGGGCGATCGAGGGGTGGTCCGCGACCACCTTGTTCACCACGGCGGTCAGCTCCGCGTAGTCGTGGTAGTTGGAGTCGGCGGGCGGGAAGGCGGCCGTGCCGACGTCCCCCTCAGCGTGGCTGTGGCCGTGGTCGTCCGCCGAGGGGGCGGGGACCGCCTCCAGCCGGAAGCCGAGCCGGGTGATGGCCGCCGCCTCGGCCGGGGTGGCCGAGACGTTCAGCACGCCGTGCTCGACGAAGTCGATGGCGGCGCCGGTGCCGGCGACGGCGGTGCGGTCGTCGACCGTACGCGGGCCGAGCACCCGGTAGGACGACGCCGCGGAGTCGGCCCGGTCCGGGGCCGGCCGGGCTGTGGCCGGCGCGGCGGCGACCGTGAGCAGGGCGAACCCGGCTGCTACGGCGACCGCCAGGCGACGGCGGAGGGTGGTGTTGCGGAAGGCCATGGACAACCTCCTCGGGGGGCGGGAGGAGATCCCGCTCGGTGGAGGACACTTCACCACCGCTCACATGGTCATATCAACATCCATCGTTGCCCAGTTGCATGCCATCCTGATCCTCACATCGGCAAGGATTTTCCAACTATCGACCCCTGGCGAAAATTCCTTCCGAGCGGGACACTGACCTGCAACGATCCGTCCGTCCCTGCGGAGGACCCATGGCCAGAACACGCCTGCGTACGGCCGCCCTCGCGGCCGCCACCGCACTCACCCTTCTCGGCACCGCGGCACCCGCCGTCGCCGCCGCACCCGTCGCGGCCCCGTCGACCAACCGACCGGTGGTCCACGACGAACAGATCACCTTCCAGGACTGGTCCCGCTACCCCGACTGGCGTCGCGGCACCCACGCCGGCACCCGGGCCGTTCCCGGCCTCCGGCCGGGTGTGACGCTGGCCCGACCGCTCGGCACCACCGACTACACCGACCCGCACACCGGCGTGACCAGGAGCTGGGAGTACGCGACCTGGACCTCCCCGGTCACCCGGATCGGCTTCGACGCCACCGAGCTGATCGCCTCGTGGAACGCGAGCACCCCGGCCGGCACCTGGATCCAGGTGGAGATGCAGGGCACGTACAACACCGGCGTGCAGACCAAGTGGTACGTGATGGGGCGGTGGGCCTCCGGCGACGCCGACATCAAGCGCACCAGCGTCAACCGGCAGGGCGACCCCTGGTCGACCATCTGGACCGACACCTTCAGCATCGACGACGCCTCCGTCGGCGTGCTGCTGCGGGAGTACCAGCTGCGGCTCACCCTCTACAAGGCCCCCGGCCAGCGCGCCGCGCCGGTCGTGCACACGGTGGGCGCGATGAGCTCGAACGTGCCCGACCGGTTCACCGTCGAGCCGAGCGCCGGCGGCATCGCCTGGGGCAAGGAACTCGCCGTGCCCCGCTACTCGCAGAACATCCACGCCGGCCACTACCCCGAGTACGACGGCGGCGGTCAGGCCTGGTGCTCCCCCACCTCCACCACGATGGTGATCGAGTACTGGGGCCGCAAGGCGTCCGAGGAGGACACCTCCTGGGTCGACCCGACCTACCCGGACCCGACGGTCAACCACGCCGCCCGGATGGTCTACGACTACCAGTACGACGGCGCCGGCAACTGGCCCTTCAACACCGCGTACGCGGCCAGCTTCCCCGGCCTGGAGGCGCGGGTCACCCGGCTGCACTCGCTGGACGAGGTGGAGCGCTTCATCGCCGCCGGGATCCCGGTCGTGACCAGCCAGTCCTTCCTCGCCAGCGAGCTGGACGGAGCGGGCTACGGCACCTCCGGCCACCTGTTCGTGGTGGTCGGCTTCACCGCCGACGGCGACGTCATCGTCAACGACCCGGCCTCGTCCAGCAACGAGGCGGTGCGCAACGTCTACCCGCGTGAGCAGTTCGAGCAGATCTGGCTGCGCACCAAGCG
The nucleotide sequence above comes from Micromonospora sp. M71_S20. Encoded proteins:
- a CDS encoding VOC family protein, translating into MSTVPPGTPCWADLATPGLAEARRFYPELFGWTGRIDPQPEAGGYTVFLLGGRTVAGAGPPAVPDQVPIWSTYLATDDADLVAGRVERAGGQVVVPPFEVFDQGRMAVFADPAGATFSVWQPMSMPGAEVFDVPGALTWTELVTPDPEGAKVFYELVFGWHPDDQRAGPVTYTGWRLGTRIVAGMVPPLGDGFPADTPAYWSVYFAVADADAAAARAAELGGTILVPPQTTPAGRYAALRDPHGALFNILTRP
- a CDS encoding ABC transporter ATP-binding protein, whose translation is MRTPDAATVPAVEVRDLHVRLDGTPILAGVDLTVAPGEWVTVIGPNGAGKSTLLRAVGGLLPAPGAVSLFGTPSEALRRRDRARVVATVAQSPVVPAGMSVFDYVLLGRTPYIAPLGRESAADLAAAHEVLDGLDLAGFHDRELATLSGGERQRVFLARALAQGATLLLLDEPISALDIGHQQEVLELVDRLRREHGLTVLATMHDLSIAGEYADRMVLLADGRVVAAGTPREVLTEQLLATWYRATVRVIDGDHGPLVVPVRPHH
- a CDS encoding iron ABC transporter permease, with the translated sequence MKAPSARRAGTLPASRPAGLRPRWLVAGVAAVLVALVAGVSLGPVSLPPGSVAAELLNLIPGVRLDSGLTEREIAIVTELRLPRVVLGLLVGGLLALAGGCYQGVFRNPLADPYLLGVAAGAGLAVTAVITLGAGAGGALTGLPLTIPLAAFVGSIGAVAMTYLLGASGGRGRSTATLILAGVAVSAFLSAGQTYLLQRNSDSIQQVYSWLLGRLATAGWHDVRLVLPYFLLTALVVLLHRRELDVLSVGDDEAASLGLHPQRSRYLLIAAASLGTAAAVSASGLIGFVGIIVPHTVRLLAGSSYRVILPLSLLFGGAFLALTDVVARTAAAPSEIPIGVVTALLGGPFFVLVLRTSRRVLG
- a CDS encoding ABC transporter substrate-binding protein, with product MLRRTPRLFAATLAVAALALGACAEKSSDDTPAAGASSAGAAFPATVGSVTLEKRPEKIVSLSPTATEMLFAIGAGKQVTAVDDQSNFPADAPKSDLSGYQPNAEAIAGKSPDLVVLANDTNKIVEQLTALKIPVLLNPAATTLEDTYRQITDLGTLTGHAGEAADVTKRMKDDIAKLVADLPKRAEKLTYFHELGPELYTATSKTFIGSLYTMVGLENIADASDADGKQGGYPQLSQEVIVKADPDFVFLADTKCCKQSAETVKARGGWAGVTAVKNNQIVALDDDVASRWGPRVVELLRVIVDATAKVPA
- a CDS encoding M14 family zinc carboxypeptidase is translated as MAFRNTTLRRRLAVAVAAGFALLTVAAAPATARPAPDRADSAASSYRVLGPRTVDDRTAVAGTGAAIDFVEHGVLNVSATPAEAAAITRLGFRLEAVPAPSADDHGHSHAEGDVGTAAFPPADSNYHDYAELTAVVNKVVADHPSIARKISIGSSYEGRDLMAVKISDNVASDENEPEILFNSQQHAREHLTVEMAIYLLNLFTDSYGSDSRVTSIVNSREIWIVPTVNPDGSEYDIATGSYRSWRKNRQPNSGSSYVGTDLNRNWSYQWGCCGGSSGSTSSDTYRGPSAFSAPETQALRNFVNSRVVGGTQQIKANIDFHTYSELVLWPFGYTYNNTAPGMSADQYNTFATLGQQMANTNGYTPQQSSDLYITDGDSIDWMWGQHGIWAYTFEMYPGSAGGGGFYPPDEVIPAQTSRNREAVLLLSEYADCPYRAIGKQAQYCGGGGGTTVWSDTFETATGWTVNPNGTDTATLGVWERGAAQATNSSGAKQLAPYAGANDLVTGPLAGTAAGDHDLDGGVTSARSPAVTLPSSGTLTLSLAWYLAHGSNASSADYLRVSVVHNGGTTALFTQSGAATNRNGAWAVANANLTPYAGQSVRILVEAADASGASLVEAAVDNVTITSS
- a CDS encoding C39 family peptidase, producing MARTRLRTAALAAATALTLLGTAAPAVAAAPVAAPSTNRPVVHDEQITFQDWSRYPDWRRGTHAGTRAVPGLRPGVTLARPLGTTDYTDPHTGVTRSWEYATWTSPVTRIGFDATELIASWNASTPAGTWIQVEMQGTYNTGVQTKWYVMGRWASGDADIKRTSVNRQGDPWSTIWTDTFSIDDASVGVLLREYQLRLTLYKAPGQRAAPVVHTVGAMSSNVPDRFTVEPSAGGIAWGKELAVPRYSQNIHAGHYPEYDGGGQAWCSPTSTTMVIEYWGRKASEEDTSWVDPTYPDPTVNHAARMVYDYQYDGAGNWPFNTAYAASFPGLEARVTRLHSLDEVERFIAAGIPVVTSQSFLASELDGAGYGTSGHLFVVVGFTADGDVIVNDPASSSNEAVRNVYPREQFEQIWLRTKRTNASGGVSGGSGGVVYLIKPTLKPWPKVAGSTNW